In the Gossypium arboreum isolate Shixiya-1 chromosome 10, ASM2569848v2, whole genome shotgun sequence genome, one interval contains:
- the LOC108488378 gene encoding uncharacterized protein LOC108488378 — protein MSCSCASTTEKPSFERVIWSSTWCSMKGSNKATVLTLAEKCKNILVSNWQGYLNTIKTDAQGSKENIYTSKVKYIIRKGNPLIWVPEHELHNVNTIIDERGSFSVASPYPGPLGKLLKSMNKFPVRVALTGDVVPVKDKKAESAANYLKEMMLSEEKALKEFNYTVSGVLSSSDHFSTTRSENLKELIDGGENYVIYKFNLSSCMFGDGNGGTHEVDFEDMEKCKAGLLAPYSAKLIDGINQSEARRRGLILFCFIYLNVNARDAYMLSLDRKGFDVLGKVRNKVTGDEIDEYQWKQFRITFKEEARDIKSFCQQLVEMEEDAIKKVSSYSGLG, from the exons ATGTCATGTAGTTGTGCCTCCACTACTG AAAAGCCCAGTTTTGAAAGAGTAATTTGGTCGAGCACCTGGTGTTCAATGAAAGGCAGCAACAAAGCTACTGTTTTAACTCTTGCTGAGAAATGCAAG AATATATTGGTTTCAAATTGGCAAGGTTATCTTAATACCATCAAAACTGATGCCCAAGGAAG CAAAGAGAATATATACACGTCGAAGGTTAAGTACATTATAAGGAAGGGGAATCCTCTTATCTGGGTACCAGAACATGAATTACACAATGTG AACACTATAATTGATGAACGTGGTTCATTTTCTGTAGCCAGCCCCTACCCGGGGCCTCTTGGAAAATTACTCAAATCAATGAACAAG TTTCCAGTTCGGGTCGCTCTAACCGGGGATGTTGTGCCTGTCAAAGATAAAAAG GCTGAATCAGCCGCAAACTACCTTAAAGAAATGATGCTCTCCGAGGAGAAAGCATTAAAAGAATTTAATTATACGGTTTCGGGTGTATTAAGTTCTTCTGATCACTTTTCGACAACTCGAAGCGAAAACCTCAAGGAGCTGATCGATGGGGGTGAAAATTATGTGATTTATAAGTTCAATCTAAG CTCTTGCATGTTTGGTGATGGTAATGGAGGAACTCATGAAGTAGACTTTGaagatatggaaaaatgtaaagCAGGTTTGCTAG CTCCTTATTCAGCTAAGCTAATCGATGGTATTAATCAAAGTGAAGCACGGCGCAGAGGACTGATCCTTTTCTGTTTCATATACCTGAACGTAAATGCAAGA GATGCATACATGCTGTCTCTTGATCGTAAGGGGTTCGACGTCCTAGGAAAGGTTCGTAATAAAGTTACCGGGGATGAAATTGACGAATACCAATGGAAGCAATTCAGGATCACATTCAAAGAAGAGGCTCGGGACATCAAATCCTTTTGTCAGCAACTTGTGGAAATGGAAGAAGATGCCATCAAAAAGGTTTCTAGCTACAGTGGTCTGGGATAA